Proteins found in one Populus alba chromosome 14, ASM523922v2, whole genome shotgun sequence genomic segment:
- the LOC118034071 gene encoding uncharacterized protein — protein MTLFHFFNCAILTFGPHAVYYSATPLSEYDTLGTSIKAALVYLGTALVKLVCLATFLKVSENDSFDPYQELLKALIGFIDVAGLYFALTQLTHRNISQNHKFQAVGLGWAFADSVLHRLAPLWVGARGLEFTWDFILQGLEANANLVLSISLAALGSLMWLRKNKPKTLIPIIYACAGIVATMPSITSYLRRGLGWHFPKVVGFELFTSLVMAFISWQLFSACQRPSS, from the exons ATGACGTTGTTTCACTTCTTCAACTGCGCGATTCTCACCTTCGGCCCCCACGCCGTCTATTACTCCGCCACTCCTTT GTCCGAGTATGACACACTCGGTACTTCTATTAAGGCTGCTCTTGTTTATCTCGGAACTGCTCTTGTTAAG CTGGTTTGCTTGGCAACGTTTCTCAAGGTGTCCGAGAATGATAGCTTTGATCCGTATCAG GAACTATTGAAAGCACTGATTGGATTTATAGATGTTGCTGGGCTTTACTTTGCCTTGACCCAGTTGACTCACAGGAACATCTCtcaaaatcataaatttcaaGCTGTTGGACTTG GGTGGGCTTTTGCTGATTCTGTTTTACATAGACTGGCACCGCTTTGGGTGGGAGCTAGAGGACTAGAATTCACATGGGATTTCATTCTGCAAGGTCTTGAAGCAAATGCAAACCTG GTGTTGAGTATATCCCTTGCTGCTTTGGGATCTCTGATGTGGCTTCGGAAAAATAAGCCCAAGACTTTGATTCCCATCATATACGCATGTGCAGGAATTGTGGCCACCATGCCATCCATCACAAG CTACCTGAGAAGAGGATTGGGATGGCATTTTCCAAAGGTTGTAGGCTTTGAACTGTTCACATCTCTTGTGATGGCTTTTATTAGCTGGCAGCTCTTTTCTGCATGTCAGAGACCCTCTTCTTGA